A region of Panthera uncia isolate 11264 chromosome D4, Puncia_PCG_1.0, whole genome shotgun sequence DNA encodes the following proteins:
- the POMT1 gene encoding protein O-mannosyl-transferase 1 isoform X1 translates to MLAADEEVSEGQKVEVAEGVFEDPLLLFYGMLGFLKHPVVVTADINLNVVALTAMGLLSRLWQLSYPRAVVFDEVYYGQYISFYMKRIFFLDGSGPPFGHMLLALGGYLGGFDGNFLWNRIGAEYSSNVPVWSLRLLPALTGALSVPMAYQILSELGFSHCAAMGAALLMLIENALITQSRLMLLESVLIFFNLLAVLSYLKFSNSQKQRPFSPSWWFWLTLTGVACSCAVGVKYVGVFTYLLVLAVAGVHAWHLIGDRSLSNVSVLCHLLARAAALLVVPAAMYLLFFYVHLSLVYRSGPHDQIMSSAFQASLEGGLARITQGQPLEVAYGSQVTLKNVFGKPVPCWLHSHQSTYPMIYENGRGSSHQQQVTCYPFKDVNNWWIVKDPGRHQLVVSNPPRPVRHGDVVQLVHGMTTRFLNTHDVAAPLSPHSQEVSCYIDYNISMPPQNLWRLDIVNRDSDAGVWKTILSEVRLVHVNTSAVLKLSGAHLPDWGFRQLEVVGEKLSRGYHESTVWNVEEHRYGKSQEQKEREVELHSPTQMDVHRNLSFLARFLELQWRMLTAKSDGSEHKYSSSPLDWVTLDTSIAYWLHPRTSAQIHLLGNVVIWASASLATVVYALLFFWYLLRRRRKICDLPEDSWLRWVLAGALCAGGWAVNYVPFFLMEKTLFLYHYLPALTFQILLLPVVLQHISDHLCRTQLLRSLFSALLVAWYSCACHVFNTLRPLTYGDKSLSPSELKALRWKDSWDILIRKY, encoded by the exons ATGCTGGCGGCAGACGAGGAGGTTTCTGAGGGTCAGAAGGTCGAGGTCGCCGAG GGTGTTTTCGAGGACCCACTTTTGCTTTTCTACGGGATGTTGGGATTTTTGAAGCACCCCGTCGTGGTGACGGCTGACATCAACTTGAACGTTGTGGCTCTGACTGCAATGGGGCTACTGAGCCGCCTGTGGCAGCTCTCCTATCCAAGGGCTGTGGT TTTCGATGAAGTGTATTATGGGCAGTACATCTCTTTTTACATGAAGCGGATCTTCTTTTTGGATGGCAGTGGACCACCGTTTGGCCACATGCTGCTGGCACTGGGAG GTTATTTAGGAGGATTCGATGGTAACTTCTTGTGGAACAGAATCGGAGCAG AATACAGCAGCAACGTGCCCGTGTGGTCTCTGCGCCTGCTGCCCGCCCTCACGGGGGCCCTGTCGGTCCCCATGGCCTACCAGATCCTGTCGGAGCTTGGTTTTTCTCACTGTGCCGCCATGGGGGCCGCCCTGCTGATGCTCATCG AGAACGCTCTCATCACTCAGTCAAGGCTAATGCTTTTGGAGTCCGTGTTAATATTCTTTAATCTGTTGGCTGTGCTGTCCTACCTGAAGTTCTCCAACTCCCAAAAACAGAG GCCCTTCTCTCCGAGCTGGTGGTTTTGGCTGACGCTGACCGGAGTGGCCTGCTCCTGTGCCGTGGG CGTCAAATACGTGGGTGTTTTCACGTACCTGCTCGTGCTCGCTGTCGCTGGCGTCCACGCCTGGCACCTGATAGGAGACCGGAGTCTGTCAAAC GTCTCTGTGCTCTGTCACCTGCTGGCCCGCGCGGCAGCTCTGTTGGTCGTCCCGGCCGCCATGTACTTGCTGTTCTTTTACGTCCACCTGAGTCTGGTCTACCGCTCTGGGCCCCACGATCAAATCATGTCCAGTGCCTTCCAGGCCAGCTTGGAG GGAGGGCTGGCTCGGATCACGCAGGGCCAGCCCCTGGAGGTGGCCTACGGTTCCCAGGTCACTCTGAAGAACGTTTTTGGCAAACCCGTGCCCTGCTGGCTTcattcccaccagagcacctacCCCATGAT ATACGAGAACGGCCGAGGCAGCTCGCACCAGCAGCAGGTGACCTGTTACCCCTTCAAAGACGTCAACAACTGGTGGATCGTAAAGGACCCTGGGAG GCACCAGCTGGTGGTGAGCAACCCTCCGAGGCCCGTGCGGCATGGAGATGTGGTGCAACTGGTGCACGGCATGACCACGCGCTTCCTCAACAC gcaCGACGTCGCGGCGCCCCTGAGCCCCCACTCGCAGGAGGTGTCCTGCTACATCGACTACAACATCTCCATGCCTCCTCAGAACCTCTGGAGACTG GACATTGTAAACAGAGACTCTGACGCGGGGGTTTGGAAGACCATCTTGTCCGAGGTCCGCCTGGTGCACGTGAACACCTCCGCGGTCCTGAAG CTGAGCGGGGCACACCTCCCAGACTGGGGGTTCCGGCAGCTGGAGGTCGTCGGGGAGAAGCTGTCGCGGGGCTACCACGAGAGCACCGTGTGGAACGTGGAGGAGCACCGCTACGGCAAAA GccaggagcagaaggagagagaagtggAATTGCACTCGCCCACGCAGATGGACGTCCACAGGAACCTGAGCTTCCTGGCCAGGTTCCTGGAGCTGCAG TGGAGAATGCTGACGGCCAAGAGCGACGGCTCGGAGCACAAGTACAGCTCGTCGCCACTGGACTGGGTCACGCTGGACACCAGCATCGCGTACTGGCTGCATCCCAGGACCAGC GCTCAGATCCACCTGCTTGGGAACGTCGTGATCTGGGCTTCGGCCAGCCTCGCCACTGTGGTCTACGCTCTGCTCTTCTTCTGGTACCTGCTTAGACGCCGAAGAAAGATCTGTGACCTCCCTGAGG ATTCCTGGCTGCGCTGGGTGCTGGCGGGGGCTCTGTGTGCCGGCGGCTGGGCGGTGAACTACGTCCCCTTCTTCCTGATGGAGAAGACGCTCTTCCTGTACCACTACCTGCCGGCGCTCACCTTCCAGATCCTTCTGCTCCCCGTGGTCTTGCAGCACATCAGCGACCACCTGTGCAG GACCCAGCTCCTGAGGAGCCTCTTCAGCGCCCTGCTTGTGGCGTGGTACTCCTGTGCCTGTCACGTGTTCAACACGCTGCGCCCACTCACCTACGGGGACAAGTCACTCTCCCCCAGCGAACTGAAGGCCCTTCGCTGGAAGGACAGCTGGGACATTTTGATTCGCAAATACTAG
- the POMT1 gene encoding protein O-mannosyl-transferase 1 isoform X2, protein MLGFLKHPVVVTADINLNVVALTAMGLLSRLWQLSYPRAVVFDEVYYGQYISFYMKRIFFLDGSGPPFGHMLLALGGYLGGFDGNFLWNRIGAEYSSNVPVWSLRLLPALTGALSVPMAYQILSELGFSHCAAMGAALLMLIENALITQSRLMLLESVLIFFNLLAVLSYLKFSNSQKQRPFSPSWWFWLTLTGVACSCAVGVKYVGVFTYLLVLAVAGVHAWHLIGDRSLSNVSVLCHLLARAAALLVVPAAMYLLFFYVHLSLVYRSGPHDQIMSSAFQASLEGGLARITQGQPLEVAYGSQVTLKNVFGKPVPCWLHSHQSTYPMIYENGRGSSHQQQVTCYPFKDVNNWWIVKDPGRHQLVVSNPPRPVRHGDVVQLVHGMTTRFLNTHDVAAPLSPHSQEVSCYIDYNISMPPQNLWRLDIVNRDSDAGVWKTILSEVRLVHVNTSAVLKLSGAHLPDWGFRQLEVVGEKLSRGYHESTVWNVEEHRYGKSQEQKEREVELHSPTQMDVHRNLSFLARFLELQWRMLTAKSDGSEHKYSSSPLDWVTLDTSIAYWLHPRTSAQIHLLGNVVIWASASLATVVYALLFFWYLLRRRRKICDLPEDSWLRWVLAGALCAGGWAVNYVPFFLMEKTLFLYHYLPALTFQILLLPVVLQHISDHLCRTQLLRSLFSALLVAWYSCACHVFNTLRPLTYGDKSLSPSELKALRWKDSWDILIRKY, encoded by the exons ATGTTGGGATTTTTGAAGCACCCCGTCGTGGTGACGGCTGACATCAACTTGAACGTTGTGGCTCTGACTGCAATGGGGCTACTGAGCCGCCTGTGGCAGCTCTCCTATCCAAGGGCTGTGGT TTTCGATGAAGTGTATTATGGGCAGTACATCTCTTTTTACATGAAGCGGATCTTCTTTTTGGATGGCAGTGGACCACCGTTTGGCCACATGCTGCTGGCACTGGGAG GTTATTTAGGAGGATTCGATGGTAACTTCTTGTGGAACAGAATCGGAGCAG AATACAGCAGCAACGTGCCCGTGTGGTCTCTGCGCCTGCTGCCCGCCCTCACGGGGGCCCTGTCGGTCCCCATGGCCTACCAGATCCTGTCGGAGCTTGGTTTTTCTCACTGTGCCGCCATGGGGGCCGCCCTGCTGATGCTCATCG AGAACGCTCTCATCACTCAGTCAAGGCTAATGCTTTTGGAGTCCGTGTTAATATTCTTTAATCTGTTGGCTGTGCTGTCCTACCTGAAGTTCTCCAACTCCCAAAAACAGAG GCCCTTCTCTCCGAGCTGGTGGTTTTGGCTGACGCTGACCGGAGTGGCCTGCTCCTGTGCCGTGGG CGTCAAATACGTGGGTGTTTTCACGTACCTGCTCGTGCTCGCTGTCGCTGGCGTCCACGCCTGGCACCTGATAGGAGACCGGAGTCTGTCAAAC GTCTCTGTGCTCTGTCACCTGCTGGCCCGCGCGGCAGCTCTGTTGGTCGTCCCGGCCGCCATGTACTTGCTGTTCTTTTACGTCCACCTGAGTCTGGTCTACCGCTCTGGGCCCCACGATCAAATCATGTCCAGTGCCTTCCAGGCCAGCTTGGAG GGAGGGCTGGCTCGGATCACGCAGGGCCAGCCCCTGGAGGTGGCCTACGGTTCCCAGGTCACTCTGAAGAACGTTTTTGGCAAACCCGTGCCCTGCTGGCTTcattcccaccagagcacctacCCCATGAT ATACGAGAACGGCCGAGGCAGCTCGCACCAGCAGCAGGTGACCTGTTACCCCTTCAAAGACGTCAACAACTGGTGGATCGTAAAGGACCCTGGGAG GCACCAGCTGGTGGTGAGCAACCCTCCGAGGCCCGTGCGGCATGGAGATGTGGTGCAACTGGTGCACGGCATGACCACGCGCTTCCTCAACAC gcaCGACGTCGCGGCGCCCCTGAGCCCCCACTCGCAGGAGGTGTCCTGCTACATCGACTACAACATCTCCATGCCTCCTCAGAACCTCTGGAGACTG GACATTGTAAACAGAGACTCTGACGCGGGGGTTTGGAAGACCATCTTGTCCGAGGTCCGCCTGGTGCACGTGAACACCTCCGCGGTCCTGAAG CTGAGCGGGGCACACCTCCCAGACTGGGGGTTCCGGCAGCTGGAGGTCGTCGGGGAGAAGCTGTCGCGGGGCTACCACGAGAGCACCGTGTGGAACGTGGAGGAGCACCGCTACGGCAAAA GccaggagcagaaggagagagaagtggAATTGCACTCGCCCACGCAGATGGACGTCCACAGGAACCTGAGCTTCCTGGCCAGGTTCCTGGAGCTGCAG TGGAGAATGCTGACGGCCAAGAGCGACGGCTCGGAGCACAAGTACAGCTCGTCGCCACTGGACTGGGTCACGCTGGACACCAGCATCGCGTACTGGCTGCATCCCAGGACCAGC GCTCAGATCCACCTGCTTGGGAACGTCGTGATCTGGGCTTCGGCCAGCCTCGCCACTGTGGTCTACGCTCTGCTCTTCTTCTGGTACCTGCTTAGACGCCGAAGAAAGATCTGTGACCTCCCTGAGG ATTCCTGGCTGCGCTGGGTGCTGGCGGGGGCTCTGTGTGCCGGCGGCTGGGCGGTGAACTACGTCCCCTTCTTCCTGATGGAGAAGACGCTCTTCCTGTACCACTACCTGCCGGCGCTCACCTTCCAGATCCTTCTGCTCCCCGTGGTCTTGCAGCACATCAGCGACCACCTGTGCAG GACCCAGCTCCTGAGGAGCCTCTTCAGCGCCCTGCTTGTGGCGTGGTACTCCTGTGCCTGTCACGTGTTCAACACGCTGCGCCCACTCACCTACGGGGACAAGTCACTCTCCCCCAGCGAACTGAAGGCCCTTCGCTGGAAGGACAGCTGGGACATTTTGATTCGCAAATACTAG
- the UCK1 gene encoding uridine-cytidine kinase 1 isoform X2 produces the protein MASAGGGDCEGAAPEADRPHQRPFLIGVSGGTASGKSTVCEKIMELLGQNEVDHRQRKLVILSQDRFYKVLTAEQKAKALKGQYNFDHPDAFDNDLMHRTLKNIVEGKTVEVPTYDFVTHSRLPETTVVYPADVVLFEGILVFYSQEVRDMFHLRLFVDTDSDVRLSRRDEEVCRRDHPPRGGQHGGHQPDCAAHPGHPERRHLQVAPRVQRAELQEDVSRAGRPSRSADLRQAIALGVQQQAPLSGGVPGLPGRPPAPAPTDCSGCVRRCLPPTPRVDAAAASSLRLTVQTGGGGGGGARGSRGSSLLWADLHL, from the exons ATGGCTTCCGCTGGAGGCGGCGACTGCGAGGGCGCCGCGCCGGAGGCGGACCGCCCTCACCAGCGGCCCTTCCTGATCGGGGTGAGCGGCGGCACCGCGAGCGGGAAG TCCACTGTGTGTGAGAAGATCATGGAGCTGCTGGGCCAGAACGAAGTGGACCACCGGCAGCGGAAGCTGGTCATCCTGAGCCAAGATAGGTTCTACAAGGTCCTGACTGCAGAGCAGAAAGCCAAGGCATTGAAGGGCCAGTACAATTTCGACCACCCAG ATGCTTTTGATAACGATTTGATGCACAGGACTCTGAAAAACATCGTGGAGGGCAAAACCGTCGAGGTCCCAACCTATGATTTTGTGACCCACTCCAG GTTACCGGAGACCACGGTGGTCTACCCTGCAGATGTGGTCCTGTTTGAGGGCATCTTGGTGTTCTACAGCCAGGAGGTCCGCGACATGTTTCACCTGCGCCTCTTCGTGGACACGGACTCGGACGTCAGGCTGTCGAGAAGAG ACGAAGAAGTATGCCGACGTGATCATCCCCCGAGGGGTGGACAACATGG TGGCCATCAACCTGATTGTGCAGCACATCCAGGACATCCTGAGCGGCGACATCTGCAAGTGGCACCGAGGGTCCAACGGGCGGAGCTACAAGAGGACGTTTCCCGAGCCGGGAGACCGTCCCGCAGTGCTGACCTCCGGCAAGCGATCGCACTTGGAGTCCAGCAGCAGGCCCCACTGAGCGGCGGGGTGCCCGGCCTCCCGGgcaggccccccgcccccgccccgacAGACTGTTCGGGCTGTGTCCGGAgatgcctgccccccaccccccgtgtgGACGCAGCTGCTGCTTCCTCTCTGCGTCTCACGGTacagacggggggtgggggggggggtggagcgcGAGGATCACGGGGTTCCTCCCTGTTGTGGGCAGACCTGCACCTGTGA
- the UCK1 gene encoding uridine-cytidine kinase 1 isoform X1 has translation MASAGGGDCEGAAPEADRPHQRPFLIGVSGGTASGKSTVCEKIMELLGQNEVDHRQRKLVILSQDRFYKVLTAEQKAKALKGQYNFDHPDAFDNDLMHRTLKNIVEGKTVEVPTYDFVTHSRLPETTVVYPADVVLFEGILVFYSQEVRDMFHLRLFVDTDSDVRLSRRVLRDVHRGRDLEQILTQYTTFVKPAFEEFCLPTKKYADVIIPRGVDNMVAINLIVQHIQDILSGDICKWHRGSNGRSYKRTFPEPGDRPAVLTSGKRSHLESSSRPH, from the exons ATGGCTTCCGCTGGAGGCGGCGACTGCGAGGGCGCCGCGCCGGAGGCGGACCGCCCTCACCAGCGGCCCTTCCTGATCGGGGTGAGCGGCGGCACCGCGAGCGGGAAG TCCACTGTGTGTGAGAAGATCATGGAGCTGCTGGGCCAGAACGAAGTGGACCACCGGCAGCGGAAGCTGGTCATCCTGAGCCAAGATAGGTTCTACAAGGTCCTGACTGCAGAGCAGAAAGCCAAGGCATTGAAGGGCCAGTACAATTTCGACCACCCAG ATGCTTTTGATAACGATTTGATGCACAGGACTCTGAAAAACATCGTGGAGGGCAAAACCGTCGAGGTCCCAACCTATGATTTTGTGACCCACTCCAG GTTACCGGAGACCACGGTGGTCTACCCTGCAGATGTGGTCCTGTTTGAGGGCATCTTGGTGTTCTACAGCCAGGAGGTCCGCGACATGTTTCACCTGCGCCTCTTCGTGGACACGGACTCGGACGTCAGGCTGTCGAGAAGAG TTCTCCGGGACGTGCACCGCGGGAGGGATCTGGAGCAGATTCTGACCCAGTACACCACCTTCGTGAAGCCGGCCTTCGAGGAGTTCTGCCTGCCG ACGAAGAAGTATGCCGACGTGATCATCCCCCGAGGGGTGGACAACATGG TGGCCATCAACCTGATTGTGCAGCACATCCAGGACATCCTGAGCGGCGACATCTGCAAGTGGCACCGAGGGTCCAACGGGCGGAGCTACAAGAGGACGTTTCCCGAGCCGGGAGACCGTCCCGCAGTGCTGACCTCCGGCAAGCGATCGCACTTGGAGTCCAGCAGCAGGCCCCACTGA